The following coding sequences are from one Tachysurus vachellii isolate PV-2020 chromosome 7, HZAU_Pvac_v1, whole genome shotgun sequence window:
- the ackr4a gene encoding atypical chemokine receptor 4 isoform X1 codes for MKLYVILLFCRNLYFNQNMDFSENETYDYDEHDNITYNYDDYTSICEKEDVRSFASVFLPVVYGLSLVVGLTGNTLVLAVYVYSKRLRTLMDMFVVHLAVADLLLLLTLPFWAAAAVQGWELGEVLCKIVTALYTINFTCSMLLLACISLDRYLSIFSGHKDRFLGRIFKRNYSTKLCLVVWTISFFLGIPDLVLSTVKELPDRRVCMVMYPSSMAIQARVGMEVIEMLLSFLVPLLMMIYCYSHVVKKLLELPPENRGKRWTTIRVLLAVVGVFMLTQFPYNVVKFCRVLDVIHTLISHCGTSKAMDQAAQITEGLALIHCCLNPLLYVFIGSSFRSHVLRIAKAFGQRRRAAQRREDCGVETSLNSHSQSQKTSTFSI; via the coding sequence ATGAAACtgtatgttattttattgttttgcagAAATCTTTACTTTAACCAAAATATGGATTTCTCAGAAAATGAGACGTATGACTATGATGAGCATGACAACATCACCTACAACTATGATGATTACACATCCATCTGTGAAAAAGAAGATGTTCGCTCCTTTGCTAGCGTCTTTCTACCCGTTGTGTATGGGTTATCTCTAGTAGTGGGTCTAACAGGAAATACTCTGGTATtggctgtgtatgtgtattcCAAACGCTTGAGGACACTGATGGACATGTTTGTGGTGCATCTGGCTGTGGCTGACCTCCTACTCCTTTTGACCCTACCTTTCTGGGCTGCTGCTGCCGTTCAGGGCTGGGAGCTAGGAGAGGTTCTCTGCAAGATTGTCACGGCCTTATACACCATCAACTTCACATGCAGCATGTTACTCCTGGCCTGCATCAGTCTGGACCGCTACCTTTCAATATTCTCAGGACACAAGGATCGTTTCCTGGGCCGGATATTTAAGAGGAACTACTCCACCAAGCTCTGCCTGGTAGTGTGGACAATTAGTTTCTTTCTAGGAATCCCTGATTTGGTGCTCTCGACTGTTAAAGAGCTTCCTGATAGAAGGGTCTGCATGGTCATGTATCCGTCAAGCATGGCTATTCAAGCAAGAGTGGGCATGGAGGTAATAGAAATGCTGCTGAGTTTCTTGGTGCCATTGCTGATGATGATTTATTGCTATTCCCATGTGGTAAAGAAGCTATTGGAGCTTCCACCAGAGAACAGGGGGAAGAGGTGGACAACAATTCGTGTCTTATTGGCAGTGGTTGGCGTATTCATGCTTACACAGTTTCCCTACAATGTTGTGAAATTCTGCCGAGTCCTGGATGTGATTCACACACTAATAAGCCACTGTGGGACTAGTAAAGCAATGGACCAGGCAGCTCAGATTACTGAAGGTCTGGCATTGATCCATTGCTGCCTGAACCCTCTGCTTTACGTCTTTATTGGCTCGTCTTTTAGATCACATGTCCTAAGAATTGCCAAAGCCTTTGGCCAGAGGAGGAGAGCGGCACAAAGGAGAGAAGATTGTGGTGTGGAGACTTCCTtaaattcacattcacaatcTCAGAAGACAAGCACCTTTTCCATATGA
- the ackr4a gene encoding atypical chemokine receptor 4 isoform X2: MDFSENETYDYDEHDNITYNYDDYTSICEKEDVRSFASVFLPVVYGLSLVVGLTGNTLVLAVYVYSKRLRTLMDMFVVHLAVADLLLLLTLPFWAAAAVQGWELGEVLCKIVTALYTINFTCSMLLLACISLDRYLSIFSGHKDRFLGRIFKRNYSTKLCLVVWTISFFLGIPDLVLSTVKELPDRRVCMVMYPSSMAIQARVGMEVIEMLLSFLVPLLMMIYCYSHVVKKLLELPPENRGKRWTTIRVLLAVVGVFMLTQFPYNVVKFCRVLDVIHTLISHCGTSKAMDQAAQITEGLALIHCCLNPLLYVFIGSSFRSHVLRIAKAFGQRRRAAQRREDCGVETSLNSHSQSQKTSTFSI; encoded by the coding sequence ATGGATTTCTCAGAAAATGAGACGTATGACTATGATGAGCATGACAACATCACCTACAACTATGATGATTACACATCCATCTGTGAAAAAGAAGATGTTCGCTCCTTTGCTAGCGTCTTTCTACCCGTTGTGTATGGGTTATCTCTAGTAGTGGGTCTAACAGGAAATACTCTGGTATtggctgtgtatgtgtattcCAAACGCTTGAGGACACTGATGGACATGTTTGTGGTGCATCTGGCTGTGGCTGACCTCCTACTCCTTTTGACCCTACCTTTCTGGGCTGCTGCTGCCGTTCAGGGCTGGGAGCTAGGAGAGGTTCTCTGCAAGATTGTCACGGCCTTATACACCATCAACTTCACATGCAGCATGTTACTCCTGGCCTGCATCAGTCTGGACCGCTACCTTTCAATATTCTCAGGACACAAGGATCGTTTCCTGGGCCGGATATTTAAGAGGAACTACTCCACCAAGCTCTGCCTGGTAGTGTGGACAATTAGTTTCTTTCTAGGAATCCCTGATTTGGTGCTCTCGACTGTTAAAGAGCTTCCTGATAGAAGGGTCTGCATGGTCATGTATCCGTCAAGCATGGCTATTCAAGCAAGAGTGGGCATGGAGGTAATAGAAATGCTGCTGAGTTTCTTGGTGCCATTGCTGATGATGATTTATTGCTATTCCCATGTGGTAAAGAAGCTATTGGAGCTTCCACCAGAGAACAGGGGGAAGAGGTGGACAACAATTCGTGTCTTATTGGCAGTGGTTGGCGTATTCATGCTTACACAGTTTCCCTACAATGTTGTGAAATTCTGCCGAGTCCTGGATGTGATTCACACACTAATAAGCCACTGTGGGACTAGTAAAGCAATGGACCAGGCAGCTCAGATTACTGAAGGTCTGGCATTGATCCATTGCTGCCTGAACCCTCTGCTTTACGTCTTTATTGGCTCGTCTTTTAGATCACATGTCCTAAGAATTGCCAAAGCCTTTGGCCAGAGGAGGAGAGCGGCACAAAGGAGAGAAGATTGTGGTGTGGAGACTTCCTtaaattcacattcacaatcTCAGAAGACAAGCACCTTTTCCATATGA